A genomic region of uncultured Paludibaculum sp. contains the following coding sequences:
- a CDS encoding PEP-CTERM sorting domain-containing protein: MRFLFALVLGVSSLCAAPVALPLPGQSSAFPGNVRGYWFQAPVAFDIVGLYIPTDASSDPMNIEVLRFDAPPPEYSTTTNDFTSLFRTVNDVSAGIVPVSIQVHAGDYIGILGQRGNVNSYASGDYVTDIFGQSVTLQRLGMQYVLASTPAQNVWAEASGSISRVEMLYDVSTAGEVPEPSTLLLSGSALLGLWARRRLAR; this comes from the coding sequence ATGCGGTTTTTATTCGCTCTAGTTTTGGGCGTATCTTCGCTTTGCGCGGCCCCGGTCGCATTGCCACTGCCTGGCCAGTCGTCAGCATTTCCCGGCAACGTCCGCGGCTATTGGTTTCAGGCGCCCGTTGCCTTTGACATCGTGGGGCTCTACATTCCCACCGATGCGAGCTCGGATCCAATGAATATCGAGGTACTGCGTTTCGATGCGCCCCCTCCTGAGTACTCCACGACGACAAATGACTTCACCTCGTTATTCAGGACAGTCAACGATGTTAGCGCCGGCATCGTCCCGGTCAGCATTCAGGTGCACGCCGGCGACTACATTGGAATCCTGGGTCAACGAGGCAACGTCAACTCCTATGCCTCCGGCGACTATGTCACCGACATCTTTGGGCAGTCGGTCACTTTGCAGCGACTGGGGATGCAGTATGTGCTCGCAAGCACACCCGCGCAAAACGTGTGGGCAGAGGCCTCCGGAAGCATCAGCCGCGTTGAGATGTTGTATGACGTCTCAACGGCCGGAGAAGTCCCTGAGCCGTCCACTCTCCTACTTTCCGGTTCCGCATTGTTAGGGCTTTGGGCCCGCCGCAGGCTGGCTCGCTAA